CTAAACTTGTTACTTCAAGGGTCAAAGTATGGTCATGCAATCATGCGATGGTTTAGGATGGCGACAGTAAAACTTTGTTAACCGCGTTGAAGAGGGAAATTCTCTGAAGCATTTTGGGAACCGCAAGTGCGCAGGGACCTCGAGTAGTCAATGTAACCGAGGAGATATTTGCATTGACAACGAGGAACTAGTCATGCCATGCGAATAGCCAGGCAGTCATTGTTGGTCCTTCCACAACAATCCAGCAGGCTCTGATTGCGATGAAGTGATGGCAAATAGGCGAAAAAGAATTAAGCCGCTTGTATCCACCGTACGTTCAGGTTTTATTTGTTATGTTAACGAATAACGCAGAGACTCGGAAGTAGTAAATAAAGATaaactttttcatttcgtaGAATAACTCATTGCAGGCTTGATCGGCATATCACCAACTGAGTGGCGTCCGTCGCTTTACGGCATGTAGAATAATATACAGAACGAGTGCTTCTGGGATTGTAAAATGTAGGCAGCAACGTCAGTTTTAACGGTCTTTTTACCGTGAACGGACAACAGGTTGAAGTTATGCTGGACGTTGGGAATTGTTCTGCCCTATTCAGCCTGCCGTAGACGTGCGAGACGCTGAGTAAGTTCGTCCTGTTCCGTTGAAGCCATCGTTGAAGCACCAAGCGATGTCGAGGCGGGTCCGGCCGGTAGTTCCATATTCAATTCGAGTCTGCAAATAGGAACGACACAGATGAGCTCCTTGGATTGCCACAGTAAGCGAAACAAACACGTACCCCGCTTCGTCCGCTACTCGCTGCATCAGCGATTCCACGTCGTTCTGTGGTAcggccgtcgtggtcgtctgTGACATTGTGTTTTCCATGTAGGAACTCTGCACATCCAGATCCTCGAACTGCGACTCGAACTTATCCATCAAACCGGAGATCTTCTCCAGGTTCATACCCTTCATGGCTGCATCCATCGCCTTCACGACACCGGCCATCGAGTTGGTGACGTTGCGCGTGGTCAGCGCTGTCTGTACCCGGCTGGCGACCGCGTCCACCCTAGCGCTCATCCGAAGATAGTTCAGAGCTTGGCTCTTCTGTCGAATGGCGTTTTCCGCGTGAATCCGAGCGACCTCCGTGTTGCCTTTCTGGATGGCCTTCTTGGTCTTGAGCATTTCggctttctcttccttctcgcaTTTCTTGGCGTTCCTCTCGAGTTCCTTCACTGCAAATTTCAGATTAAACATGTGTTCTGTGTGCCGTAAAGGGGGGTAAAGTTAAGGGAAAACCATCAAGAAACACAACAAATCGCCAAGGCCGGCGTGAGTGAAGGACAAAGGTGCTTTGAAAAGGATGCTCTCCATCGCTGAGGCCGACATCTCGTTTCCCGTCTTGACCCGTGGTAATCACGCTTTGCACAATAAAGAATCTGCACTCTCAACCGGGAAACACCGTGGTCCGGAAGATAATTATTAAATTACGGAAATTCGGACGAGGATGACTCActtctcgattttttttcttgattgttttcgttttgccgCTAAAGCTCGCCTCGAAGTTGTCAAACGGCGGGCTTAAATAAATCCCGCCAAGTCCGGGTGTTTCCGTTTACACGACCAGAGTTGAGTtgactggtggtggaggaggaagaggaagattgtggccgaaaggaagaagaaagctgGGCCGAGTTTTTTTGGTTCCGATAACAAATCCGTTCCGTGGTGATAATTATTGGCCACCGTTTCCGCCGAGTGTAGAGTGCCGCAGAATATGTCGCTGGATGCCAGCGTGTTGCCCTCGGAACTGCTGACGACCGCGGCCCCGCTCGTCGGACTTTCGGGGCTGGATGTGCCACGGAATGCCACCCACAAAACGGTCTGGGATGCGTTCAACAACGCCAAGAAGCCGGACAGCGAGGCCATCCAGTACAAGCTGCTCCCTCCGAACTACGAGTTCCCCGTGTCCAAACCCAAACACCAGTCCTACGAGTGGTACTCACCGAAGGGGATCCTGAAGCGGAACTGGATGCTGAAGCACCTTCACGTTCTTCCGGCGGTCGTGGTGCTCTTCCAGGATCTCGAATGGAACGATCCGCAGTGGACGGAGAAGCAGCTACAATGTGCGGCCACCATCCAGGTGCTGAAGAACTCGCTTCAGGGGCGTAACACTCGGATTGCGATCGCGCTCCTGCAACGCGGCCAGCATCTGGCGGCGGGCGAGGACATGCTGGCCTCGGAACGGGCCGCCCAGTTAACGAGCAACTGCGATATCAACGCGAAGATGTTGTTCGTGTTGCCACACAACGATCATCTGATGGGACACATCTTTCGGCTACAGTCTGCCTTCCTAGAATTGGCCCAATCGTACTATA
This sequence is a window from Anopheles darlingi chromosome 3, idAnoDarlMG_H_01, whole genome shotgun sequence. Protein-coding genes within it:
- the LOC125954514 gene encoding charged multivesicular body protein 1b-2, encoding MSASAMEKHMFNLKFAVKELERNAKKCEKEEKAEMLKTKKAIQKGNTEVARIHAENAIRQKSQALNYLRMSARVDAVASRVQTALTTRNVTNSMAGVVKAMDAAMKGMNLEKISGLMDKFESQFEDLDVQSSYMENTMSQTTTTAVPQNDVESLMQRVADEAGLELNMELPAGPASTSLGASTMASTEQDELTQRLARLRQAE